GCCTTCCGCTGATGGCGAACTCTATCCTGCCTGATAAAGTGAAATAATCCGTAGTGACCAGGTCACCCGTATTGTCCTTCTGACCGGAAAAGGTGTAGACAGCGGCGGATCTCAACTTCATCATGGGATTCTCTGTCCGAAACTCCAGGCCTCCTCCAAGGTCCGGGTATATTCCACCATCGGAGGATCTGAACGAAAACGGTTTGAGTGATCCTGAGCCCACAGGCACTCTGACTTCTCCGCGAAAAAATATACCGGAAGTATTTGTCGAGTCTCCCGACACTCTCGTCAGAAAGGAAATTGCCCCGTCGGCAAAACCATGTTTGTACCCGCCGGTCAGATGTATCACCGGATACAGGATCCCTACTCGACCCGATGTCCTCGAATTTAAACGAAAGGGTATCGACAGTCCGATAATCGAGGCATCGAATCCGGCAGCATTTATCAGCGTCTCGCTGACCGCCAGACCGGAACCTGAAGTATCGACTTGCTGGTAGTAGGAAGGCAGGTCCAGATAGAGTCCTTTCCCCGAGACATCACCCGGGCAGAGGACATCGATTGTCATGAATGCAGCGAGAAAAAGAAGGAAAACAGATCTGTTCAATTTGAATTCCTTAAACCCTCTCCCTCAAGCAAGCGGATCGTACCCTGGTTCCCGAATTTGACCAGGATAGTCCTTCTATTACCGGGGAGTACCTCTTTGGCGACTACCTTGCCATAATCGTTCCACGATCTGTGATAGATAATATCCTCGATCTCGTATTCTTTCTCTTCCTCATACTCAAGTGCCGCTTCTTTATCCTCAGCTGAAAAATCTTCAGGAGCCACATCCTCTCCTGTGGCCGAACCTTTCCCGGCCCCCTTGCCATCCTCATCTTCGGATTCCACCATGTAGGGAAGAAAGCCTTCGCAACCAGGACACTTGAGCCACACGACATCATTGTTCTCGGCCTCGTCAACGACATCCATATCGAAGGTCTTTTTACAGACAGAACAGTACTGCTCGATCTTTCTAGTCTCTTTCTTCACATTTTTCCCACCTGGCTGCCCCCGGTGCAGCCCGTCATCATCCCGTTAATATTATCCTTATCAGTCAGAAATAATCCTGCAGCAATCGTCGGAATCTTTCTCGGTAAGATACCTCATACCACAAACGGGACACCTGAATTTCCCATCCAGTCTTCCATCCGCTTCAGCTTTGGCGAGCAATCTATGGAATTTTACGTAATTCTTACCTTTTTTCAGGACAGAATCATCATGAATCTCTCGCTTCATCGCATCTCCTCCCATCCCTGTAAAACGAAGCCATCTTCACCACACCATACTGTAGGCAAAACTTGCCACCGCTACTACATATTGTATGTTTACCACGAAATAAAAATGCAGTCAATATGAATTCACGAACCCTGAGCAAGATTATTGCTACAGGTCTCAATATATCATGGATTGATATTTTTTGCAAGCGGGGGGGCGGAGATTTCGGGTAATATAGCCTCCCGTACTCCGTTCAGCTGATTCAGGCTTGAATCCTCCGGTCACCTCAGAACAATTACCTTTCTTACTTCCTTCAATCCACCAGCGTCGACCCTCAGAAAATAGATCCCGGGGGCGACGGCTCTTCCGCTGGCATTGGTCCCGTCCCAGGTACGTGTCAGAATGCCACCCCTGACGGGCATGTTGAATATCGTCCTGACCAGCTGTCCCCTGACACTGTAGATGTTGACGATCACATCGGTATTTATCTCGACGAGTGAGGGAGCGAACCGGAAATCTCCCGATCCCTGCAGTACCCTCGTTCCATTGGGAGACCAGTAACTCCTCGGGATGTTCATAGAGAACACGACCTGGTTCGTATTGAAGTTGAGTGGATTCGGCACGATTGTCGAGACGAGACCGCTGCCGATCGGAATTATCGAACGCTCCACCATATCATTACTGATTTCAACAAACTCCTCCATGACCCCGTCGCGGGGGAATTCGAAACGTCCTTCGATCCTGTACCGGTACTGTCTGCCCATCACCAGGTCCTCGTCATAATACCTGTAGACCCTCCGGTTAGCCCCGGCTTCGGAATAATCGTCACCGTCTATCGTAGCCAGGACCTCCTCGGGAGTACCACTGGATAGATCCTGTCTGATCAGGAAAAAATCCGCATCGAAGATCTGTTCTGCAGTCTTCCAACTGAGTGCTATCCCCTCCGGCTGGACATCTATACCTGTTTCGAAAAACTTCATCCCGACATAGGTCACTTCCATCATTATCGATGCTTTGAGGCCCACACAGTTCTCCACGGTGAGATAGATCCTGTTATCACCAGGATCCAGTCCTTCCTGCATTATGGAGCAGAGACTTTCTGTTGAGCTGTCCCATTTCAGATCGGCCGGGAGAAGCTGGAATTCAAGATTGTCGTTTATCTGTATCCATCCTTTCGACAACCATGGCGAGTAATCGATCCTCACTTCCTCAGGCTGCAGCGGATTCATATTCGGCAGGGCATCATTTTGCGCGATGGCGTTGATAAGATAAGACCCGTCGAAAGTAGTGTCTGAATTGAACCCTGGCACGTAGATCCTTCTAAGCTCCGGTTCGACCTCGTAGATATCAGGAATGGAATTGACGTTCTCGTCAGACAGGCCGATATGTCCCAGCGTGTAGTCGCAGACAGGCATGACGTTATCCAGCGCGAAGGTGTGCATTATACAATCCGCTCCTTCGCCGCAGGGCACGGTCTGCCCCAGATATATATGCATAGAGTTTTCGTTCGGTATACTCAGGTACCCGTATTCCGGTTCGCAGTGCGCGGCGGAAGCATCACTCTCGTACTGTCCCCAGAAGATATGAAAGAGGCCCACGGCGAAAAGGTTCGAGAAATTACCACCTGTTCCGTATCGGCAGGCCGGGTATGGAATAGCCATGTATGGGCCCCCGAGGGCGGAATTAAGAACATATCTGGCCCCTCCCCAGCAGTACTGGTCCGGCAGGATCGGTGTCGGATCATAATGGGCGCTCTGATCTGCGATAAAAGCTGTGAACACCCAGTCGGCGCCTGCTTCCTCCCTGCGATCGTTGTTGAAATTGTGGATCGAGGCAAGAGTATTCGCTATCCCGGCATCGTATCCCAGGGCACTCATCGCTTCCCATAACATCACGGTCTCTGTGCCGTTAAAAGCATTCGTCTCGATCGGGTCCCGGGTGACGGGGATCCTGCGATAATTTTTGTGATTCAATCTGAACGTCAGAGGCACCCAGAGCGCTAACTGCTGTATCCTGTTGAGTGAGATCGAGACGTCCCGGACAGCATCTTCGATCTCATCGTCTGTCCATGACTCGTCTCCGTAATATCCCTCGGGAAAAATCAGATTGACCACCACAGATCCCATCAGGAACTCGCTGTTCTGGTCTATCCTCCTCGCGGTGATAGTAGAGGGAGACCCCTTCCGGACATCGGCCGGAGTAGTCATCCATTTGATCGGGTCAGGGATCTCCGTACTGTTCAGATCACCATCGTCCAGAGTGAAAAATGGCCTGTGTGTCTGGGCCCCCGCGGGCCCGGGTAGATCGATCTGGCCGGATGTGTGTACCTCTGGGATCCCCTCCAGAAGGAACT
The nucleotide sequence above comes from Candidatus Latescibacterota bacterium. Encoded proteins:
- a CDS encoding T9SS type A sorting domain-containing protein, translating into MGKTLGVLFLSAVIILSIVSGVRSCPFEDEGLRPAGILIDSDDPAVFMEACRLADDKGGKGIIAYPPDAIFGYFPASFSVDDVMEGICRLVRDPVEIEKSGIDRINAAILKFLLEGIPEVHTSGQIDLPGPAGAQTHRPFFTLDDGDLNSTEIPDPIKWMTTPADVRKGSPSTITARRIDQNSEFLMGSVVVNLIFPEGYYGDESWTDDEIEDAVRDVSISLNRIQQLALWVPLTFRLNHKNYRRIPVTRDPIETNAFNGTETVMLWEAMSALGYDAGIANTLASIHNFNNDRREEAGADWVFTAFIADQSAHYDPTPILPDQYCWGGARYVLNSALGGPYMAIPYPACRYGTGGNFSNLFAVGLFHIFWGQYESDASAAHCEPEYGYLSIPNENSMHIYLGQTVPCGEGADCIMHTFALDNVMPVCDYTLGHIGLSDENVNSIPDIYEVEPELRRIYVPGFNSDTTFDGSYLINAIAQNDALPNMNPLQPEEVRIDYSPWLSKGWIQINDNLEFQLLPADLKWDSSTESLCSIMQEGLDPGDNRIYLTVENCVGLKASIMMEVTYVGMKFFETGIDVQPEGIALSWKTAEQIFDADFFLIRQDLSSGTPEEVLATIDGDDYSEAGANRRVYRYYDEDLVMGRQYRYRIEGRFEFPRDGVMEEFVEISNDMVERSIIPIGSGLVSTIVPNPLNFNTNQVVFSMNIPRSYWSPNGTRVLQGSGDFRFAPSLVEINTDVIVNIYSVRGQLVRTIFNMPVRGGILTRTWDGTNASGRAVAPGIYFLRVDAGGLKEVRKVIVLR